In Methylocystis echinoides, one genomic interval encodes:
- a CDS encoding NepR family anti-sigma factor: MAVDDKAGAAKPSQEEFAIHERLGQELRRSFEAVVEEPLPERIANLLIQLALAQALKLGGEEEGRLGWPGGPAFPPRRPGF; encoded by the coding sequence ATGGCGGTAGACGACAAAGCGGGCGCGGCCAAGCCGTCGCAAGAGGAATTCGCTATCCATGAGAGGCTTGGGCAGGAACTTCGCCGCTCGTTCGAGGCAGTGGTTGAGGAGCCGCTCCCGGAGCGGATTGCCAACTTGCTTATACAGCTAGCCCTCGCGCAAGCCCTGAAGCTCGGAGGCGAGGAAGAAGGGCGTTTGGGCTGGCCAGGCGGCCCAGCTTTCCCACCCCGAAGGCCCGGCTTCTGA